One window from the genome of Flavobacterium agricola encodes:
- a CDS encoding BamA/OMP85 family outer membrane protein yields the protein MRFVGNTVYTEDQLKRVLSIEKGDTYNGKLLQERILNKKNPDANDITNLYQNNGYLFSNVNAVETRTHNDTIDFDIRIIEGPLAYINSVNVIGNDKTNDHVIYRELRTRPGDKWSKENVIRTIRELGQLGFFDPEALQPDIKPNQADGTVDIEYKVVEKGASQVELQGGYGGGSFIGTLGLSFNNFSVRNMFNKKAYKPLPMGDGQRMALRAQFSKYYQTYSLSFTEPWLGGKKPLAFSASISHSKQFLYNWYTYDVDKSQSFNITSISFGLAKRLSVPDDYFVLSQAVSYQYFDLNNYNTGLFTFGDGQANNLSYTISLSRNSKGFNPIFPTYGSEFTVSGKFTPPYSLFEKTNYKTLGDEEKYKRRTVANTTTPNGSYVPAGTYLDASGNPVEGNDYRLAAVDQGKIDQKRFKMLEYYKLKFKGDWYTSLTKIGDQPLVLRSLAEFGFLGAYNSARGIVPFERFYLGGDGLANFTMDGREIVQLRGYENYALTPVNQNGEQIGGTIYNKFTLELRYPITLKQSASIYALAFAEAGTSYASFKDYNPFNLKRSTGLGLRVFMPMFGLLGIDFAYGFDEAPGRTQPSGWQTHFIIGQQF from the coding sequence ATTCGTTTTGTTGGAAACACTGTTTATACAGAAGATCAGTTAAAACGTGTTTTAAGTATTGAAAAAGGAGATACATACAACGGTAAATTATTACAAGAACGTATTTTAAATAAGAAAAACCCAGATGCAAATGATATTACCAATTTATATCAAAACAACGGGTACTTATTTTCTAACGTAAATGCTGTTGAAACAAGAACGCATAACGATACCATAGATTTTGACATTCGTATTATAGAAGGTCCATTAGCTTACATTAATTCGGTTAATGTAATTGGTAACGACAAAACCAATGACCACGTAATTTACCGTGAATTACGTACGCGTCCTGGAGATAAATGGAGTAAAGAAAATGTAATTAGAACCATTCGTGAATTGGGGCAATTAGGATTCTTTGATCCAGAAGCTTTACAGCCAGATATTAAACCAAACCAAGCTGATGGAACGGTTGATATTGAATACAAAGTTGTAGAAAAAGGTGCCAGCCAAGTAGAATTACAAGGGGGTTATGGAGGAGGAAGTTTTATTGGTACTTTAGGGTTATCATTTAACAACTTCTCGGTTAGAAACATGTTCAACAAAAAAGCGTACAAACCATTACCAATGGGTGACGGACAGCGTATGGCATTACGTGCTCAGTTTTCTAAATACTACCAAACCTACAGCTTGTCATTTACAGAACCTTGGTTAGGGGGTAAAAAACCTTTAGCATTTAGTGCATCGATTTCTCACTCTAAACAATTTTTGTATAATTGGTATACATATGATGTAGATAAATCACAAAGCTTTAACATTACATCGATTTCGTTTGGTTTAGCAAAAAGATTATCTGTTCCAGACGATTACTTTGTATTATCACAAGCTGTTTCATATCAGTATTTTGACTTAAATAATTACAATACGGGCTTATTTACTTTTGGTGACGGACAAGCAAATAACTTATCTTATACCATTAGTTTATCTCGTAACAGTAAAGGTTTCAACCCAATTTTCCCAACGTACGGTTCAGAATTCACCGTTTCGGGTAAATTTACACCACCCTATTCTTTGTTTGAAAAAACAAACTATAAAACATTAGGTGATGAAGAAAAATACAAACGCCGCACAGTAGCAAATACAACAACACCAAATGGTAGTTATGTACCAGCTGGCACGTATTTAGATGCAAGCGGAAACCCAGTTGAAGGCAATGATTACAGATTAGCAGCAGTTGATCAAGGTAAAATTGACCAAAAACGTTTTAAAATGTTAGAATACTACAAGCTTAAATTTAAAGGCGATTGGTATACATCATTAACAAAAATTGGCGATCAACCGTTAGTTTTACGTTCGTTAGCTGAATTCGGGTTTTTAGGTGCTTACAACAGTGCACGTGGAATTGTTCCTTTTGAGCGTTTTTATTTAGGTGGAGATGGATTAGCTAACTTTACGATGGACGGACGTGAAATTGTTCAGTTACGTGGGTACGAAAACTACGCCTTAACACCAGTAAATCAAAACGGAGAACAAATTGGAGGTACTATATACAATAAATTCACGTTAGAATTACGTTATCCAATTACCTTAAAACAATCTGCATCTATTTATGCCTTAGCATTTGCAGAAGCTGGTACATCATACGCAAGTTTTAAAGACTACAATCCGTTTAACTTAAAACGTTCAACAGGTTTAGGATTACGCGTATTTATGCCAATGTTTGGATTATTAGGAATTGATTTTGCTTACGGGTTTGATGAAGCGCCGGGTAGAACACAACCTAGTGGATGGCAAACGCACTTTATTATTGGACAACAATTCTAA
- a CDS encoding OmpH family outer membrane protein yields the protein MKKLFLLACIMSFSLAQAQIATKVGYIDMDYILEKLPKYGEAKSKLEEKANGWKQEVELKKTELEKLKKSLEIERIILTKELIDEREEEILNFEKELLEFQDKRFGPRGDLVIQKTTIIKPIQDQIFNIVQDISEKRKYDLIFDKSSDLSIIFASGRFDISDMVLRELLRAEKKETLTQKQLKEQEAQDKLIDDRREDPRIGEREKAQEERQQQILNTREERQRVLEERKAEAIKKRQELQQAKQQAIEERKAEAERRKTELQARKQGATETKEAVTETKAVKAENKQENTPTKNKVETQAEAPKNNTQSAEQNRLDQIEARKKALEERREEANRKKIEQQEARQKIIDDRKAEAEKRRQEIENRKNNN from the coding sequence ATGAAGAAACTTTTTTTACTGGCATGTATAATGAGCTTCTCATTAGCTCAAGCACAAATTGCTACCAAAGTAGGATATATAGATATGGACTATATATTAGAAAAACTACCAAAATATGGTGAAGCAAAAAGTAAGTTAGAAGAAAAAGCCAATGGTTGGAAACAAGAAGTTGAGCTTAAAAAAACCGAACTAGAAAAACTTAAAAAAAGTTTAGAAATAGAACGCATCATTTTAACTAAAGAATTAATTGATGAACGTGAAGAAGAAATTTTAAATTTTGAAAAAGAATTATTAGAATTTCAAGATAAAAGATTCGGACCAAGAGGCGATTTAGTTATTCAGAAAACAACAATCATTAAACCAATCCAAGATCAGATTTTTAATATTGTTCAAGACATTTCTGAAAAAAGAAAATACGATCTAATCTTTGACAAATCATCCGATTTATCAATTATTTTCGCATCGGGCCGTTTTGATATAAGTGATATGGTTTTACGCGAGCTGTTAAGAGCCGAGAAAAAAGAAACCTTAACCCAAAAGCAACTTAAAGAGCAGGAAGCACAAGATAAGTTAATTGATGATCGTCGTGAAGATCCAAGAATTGGTGAGCGCGAAAAGGCACAAGAAGAACGTCAGCAACAAATTTTAAATACGCGTGAAGAAAGACAACGCGTTTTAGAAGAAAGAAAGGCAGAAGCAATTAAAAAACGTCAAGAACTTCAGCAAGCAAAACAACAAGCTATTGAAGAAAGAAAAGCTGAAGCTGAAAGACGCAAAACAGAATTGCAAGCTAGAAAACAAGGTGCCACCGAAACTAAAGAAGCAGTAACCGAAACAAAAGCTGTTAAAGCAGAAAATAAACAAGAAAATACGCCAACTAAAAACAAGGTTGAAACGCAAGCCGAAGCACCGAAAAACAATACGCAAAGTGCAGAGCAAAACAGATTAGACCAAATTGAGGCGCGTAAAAAAGCTTTAGAAGAACGCCGAGAAGAAGCCAACAGAAAAAAAATAGAACAGCAAGAAGCTAGACAAAAAATAATTGACGACAGAAAAGCAGAAGCCGAAAAAAGACGTCAGGAAATAGAAAACAGAAAAAATAATAATTAA
- a CDS encoding OmpH family outer membrane protein, producing the protein MKTIKTLFIAAVMFLGANQAMQAQSKIAHINVQELVTNLPDMKNAEAQIRKIAENYDKEYTTMATEYQTKMGKYESEAKNVTDAVNESRMREMEEMGQRIQAFQADAQKQLQQKQQDLLKPVLEKAQAAIAKVGKAKGFQYVLDSSIGAGVLYADGNDILADVKKELGVK; encoded by the coding sequence ATGAAAACAATTAAAACCTTATTTATTGCAGCTGTAATGTTTTTAGGTGCAAACCAAGCGATGCAAGCTCAGTCTAAAATTGCTCATATTAACGTTCAGGAATTGGTTACTAACCTACCTGATATGAAAAATGCTGAGGCACAAATTAGAAAAATTGCTGAAAACTATGATAAAGAGTACACCACTATGGCTACTGAATATCAAACAAAAATGGGCAAATACGAATCTGAAGCAAAAAATGTAACAGATGCAGTTAACGAATCTCGTATGAGAGAAATGGAAGAAATGGGTCAACGTATCCAAGCTTTCCAAGCTGATGCTCAAAAACAATTACAACAAAAACAACAAGATTTATTAAAACCAGTTTTAGAAAAAGCACAAGCTGCAATTGCTAAAGTTGGTAAAGCAAAAGGATTTCAATACGTTTTAGATTCTTCAATCGGAGCTGGAGTTCTTTATGCTGACGGAAACGACATCTTAGCTGATGTTAAAAAAGAATTAGGCGTAAAATAA
- the murI gene encoding glutamate racemase translates to MSTENTIGIFDSGIGGTSIWKEINHLLPYENTIYLADTKNAPYGTKSKDEIIAYSIKNTEFLLNKNAKLVVVACNTATLNAVAVLREKFDVPFIGLEPAIKPAALQSQTKNIGVLATQASIQSENFKNAVLNFPDVNIIPQIGYNLVQLIEQGHIDSPEMDQLLQQYVQPMVEKNIDYLVLGCTHYPYLFDKIKAIVPPTVQIIDSGEAVAKQTKHILESNKALNLSNKMGQNLFYTNGNATVLKSILGFTTNVFESDF, encoded by the coding sequence ATGAGTACAGAAAACACAATTGGTATTTTTGATTCGGGCATTGGTGGCACTTCAATATGGAAAGAAATTAATCATTTACTTCCGTATGAAAATACTATTTATTTAGCCGATACAAAAAATGCTCCTTACGGAACAAAATCAAAAGATGAAATAATAGCATACAGCATTAAAAACACAGAGTTTTTATTGAATAAAAATGCAAAACTAGTTGTAGTTGCTTGCAACACGGCAACCTTAAATGCTGTAGCTGTTTTACGCGAAAAATTTGATGTGCCGTTTATTGGTTTAGAACCTGCAATAAAACCGGCAGCTTTACAATCGCAAACCAAAAACATTGGTGTTTTAGCCACGCAAGCTTCTATACAAAGTGAAAACTTTAAAAATGCAGTTCTAAACTTTCCAGATGTAAATATTATACCACAGATTGGTTACAACTTGGTTCAGTTAATAGAACAAGGACATATTGATAGCCCAGAAATGGATCAGCTATTACAACAATACGTGCAACCAATGGTTGAAAAAAACATTGATTATTTAGTTTTAGGTTGTACCCATTATCCGTATTTGTTTGATAAAATAAAAGCGATTGTACCTCCAACAGTACAAATTATAGATTCTGGCGAAGCAGTTGCCAAACAAACCAAACACATTTTAGAAAGTAATAAAGCCTTAAACCTTTCTAATAAAATGGGACAAAACTTGTTTTACACCAACGGCAATGCTACAGTATTAAAAAGTATTTTAGGCTTTACTACTAATGTATTTGAATCTGATTTTTAG